TCATTGGCGGCTTTCCGCATTCTCTTTGGCCTCTATCTGCTGGCTTACTTTCTTGCATTTGCCCCCAACGTGGAACTCCTGTTCTCCAACCACGGAGTCTACGCTCCTTACCTTCTGCCAGACCTTGGTCTGCCCGTATTCTGGGCCTGGCTCCTCTATCTATTCACCCTCCTCGTAATTTTCGGCTTCACTCTCGGCTATAAAACGCTTTTTCTAACACCCTTGGTGCTGTTGCTCTACTTCTATTATTTCACCCTGAACTTTGCCACCAACAATACCTCCTTCGATCGCCTCAACCTGATCCTGCTGGTAATCCTGTGCTTTGCCCGGCTCGATGGTGCCTGGGCGCTTGGCAAACGTGCCGTTCCCGGCAAAGGCAGAGAACCGGGCGTATCCATCTGGGCCATCCGCCTGATCACCATCCAAATGAGCTTTTTATATTTTGGCGCAGGATTCTGGAAGCTCATCAGCCCTTACTGGCACACCGGGGAGATGATGCACTGGACCCTGATCGGCCCCTGGGGAACGCCTCTGGCCTTTTCCTTTGTGCGCCTTAATCCTCCTGCTGGCCTGTTCACCCTCCTGACCTGGAGTGTGATCCTCTTGGAACTGACAATGCCCCTGATGCTATTCAATAAACGGCTTCAGGTTTACGCTTTTGCCGCAGGTTTCCTCTTCCATCTTTCCATCGCTGTGCTGCTGAACATCCCGGAATTTATGAATTGCGTCTGTGCTTACGTGCTCTTTGTAAATCCCGCTATGGTGCAGCGATATGGAAACGCTTTGTTCCAAAATCTTGGAAAGGTATTCACGAGGCTTGCTCACGAATAGTGCCGTGCCAGCTTCGTTGACAGAGCGATTCATAAAGGGGTATGAACCGGAATGATGGGTTATGAATGACACGCCTAGATACGATGGCACTCATGCCAAAAAGGGCTCGCCCATTAGGGCATTGGGTCAAGAGATAAAAAGGTATCGTTCCCAATTATTTTTCTTTTGGGTTGCTTACGACTGCCAAGGAGCTGGTTTTCTTAAGTGCCAACTCGAACCCGTCATTTCAATTTTGATTCCGGACCCGCTTTCATTGAAGCGATCCGTTCAGTCACCCATCTGGTTCTAGCGCTGTTTGGGAAAGCTCGGGCTTTCCCTGGAGTGGAATGTTTTCATCCCACTCCGGCACCCAATCCGCCTTCTGGCGGATCCAGAAAACATTCAGTTCCGGTCCGTGTTCATTCAGTTTTAAGGGGAGACCAGTCCGTACAACAAAAATGCCAGCAGGAAGTCTGCTGGCATGTGTAAAAAGTGACAGTTGAATTACTTGGCAGGAGCGTCGGCCTTCTTTTCTTCCTTATGGCACTTCTTGCAGACCTTGCCTTCGGCAGCGGCCTTCTGGCAGCACTTATGGTCGCACTTCTTGCCCGCTTCAACGGTGGCTTCGCAGCAGCCCTTCTTGTCAGCCTTCTTGTCGTCGGCTTTGGCGATGGTGAGGGAAGCGAGGAGCGCGGCAGCGCAAACGGCAATGGTCAGGGACTTGATGAACTTCATATGATTATTGAGAGTTATATTATTATCTTCTGTTCCAAATCTTCCCGGTATCGCGGCGACTCAGCCAGGATCCGGAAGGTATCGGATTAGGCGGGAATCTAGCGAGAACAGGGGGATTGTCCACAACTTTTTGATGTAATAGCATGTGCAATTAAGGCGAAAAAAGGGGCAAAACAAGGAAAGGGGAGGGCGTAGGACTACAAGCCAAGCGGGCGGGTCAAAAAAGGTGTCATCCGGCAAGCACTGAACCAATTACCGGGTTTGTGGTCCAAAGTTCGCCAGTATTGACCGACGAAGGACTTACTGGTTGTAATAGTGTTATGCCAGTAATTACGAGCAGCAAAACTCACAAGGAATATGATGTCATCGTCGTTGGCTCTGGTGCCGGCGGCTCGATGAGTGCCTATGTGCTTGCGAAGG
This DNA window, taken from Pedosphaera parvula Ellin514, encodes the following:
- a CDS encoding HTTM domain-containing protein, yielding MPSKQPRERKDISGSSPNDRSMGQVQTFRSAWNHFWFRNVPPHSLAAFRILFGLYLLAYFLAFAPNVELLFSNHGVYAPYLLPDLGLPVFWAWLLYLFTLLVIFGFTLGYKTLFLTPLVLLLYFYYFTLNFATNNTSFDRLNLILLVILCFARLDGAWALGKRAVPGKGREPGVSIWAIRLITIQMSFLYFGAGFWKLISPYWHTGEMMHWTLIGPWGTPLAFSFVRLNPPAGLFTLLTWSVILLELTMPLMLFNKRLQVYAFAAGFLFHLSIAVLLNIPEFMNCVCAYVLFVNPAMVQRYGNALFQNLGKVFTRLAHE